Part of the Deltaproteobacteria bacterium genome is shown below.
CGCTTGAGGCCCTGCTCATTGGCAACCAGCACCGCCGCTGCGCCGTCGGAGATCTGGCTCGAGGTGCCGGCGGTGAGCAGGCCGATTTCGCTCAGCGGCTTGAGCGCGGCCATGGCTTCGGGGCTGGCGTCGTAGCGGATGCCCTCGTCCTGTTCGAAAGTTTCCACCGTGCCATCATCACTGCTGACCGTGACCGGCACGATCTCGCGGGCGAAGCGGCCCTCCCGGGTGGCGCGCGCGGCCTTCCGGTGGCTGCTCAGTCCGAAGGCGTCGAGTTGCTCGCGGGTCAGGCCCCAGCGCTGGGCCATCATCTCGGCCCCGGCGAACTGGTTGAACTTCACCCCGGGGTAACGCCGCTTCATGCCGGCGCCGTAGGGTACGCCGTAGCCGGCTTTGTGCCCGGCAACGGCGTTGCCGCCGATGGGCACCAGGCTCATCACCTCGACGCCCCCGGCGATCACGACATCGTGCACGCCTGACATCACCGCCTGTGCGGCGAAGTGCAGCGCTTGCTGTGACGAGCCGCACTGGCGATCGACGGTGGTAGCGGGAAGGGTTTCCGGCAACCCGGCCGAGAGCACGACGTTGCGGGCGATGTTGGCGGCCTGCGCCCCGACCTGGTCGACGCAGCCGAAGATGACGTCCTCGACCAAGTTCGGATCAGTGCCGGTGCGGGCGATCAGCTCGTTGAGCAGATGCGCGCCGAGGTCGATCGGGTGCCAATCCTTGAGCTTACCGTGGCGCCGGCCCACGGCCGTGCGCAGCGCGCCGATGATGTATGCTTCTGCCATGGTCCACCTCCTTGGCGGCGCCGGCGTACTGCCGTGCTCAAACGGCTTGGGCCGGCAGCCGCACCGTGGCGGTGCCGGTGACCCAGCGGTCGCCGTCGCTGCCTTCCAGCACCAGGTCGCACTCGACGAAGTTGCCGTGATCGCTGGCGTGTTTCTCGGTGATCACGCCGCGCAGAGTCAGGGCGCGGTTCGGGTGCACCAGGCCGCGAAAGGTGCAGCTCAAGCGCGCCAACCAGGCCTCCGGGCACCAGTCGGTGATCATGCGGCTGAACAGCGCCATGCTCATGTTGCCGGGTGCGATCTGCCCCGGCAGGCCTTCGGCCTTGGCTTCTTCGTCACTCATGAAGCGGGCGCCGGGCATGTTGGCTGCCTCGGCGTAGCGTTTCACCTCTTGGGCGGAGAGGGTCAGGCTCAAAACCGGAAGTTCGTCGCCGACCTCCACGCTGTCGAACGTTACGCGCTTGCTCATCGCACCATCATCTTCTGGTCGATGGTGGCCACCAACTCGCCGCGCTGGTTGGTAACCAAGGTTCTCAAGATAATGAAGACCATGCTGCCGCTGCGGCCGGTCTTCTCGTAGATGTCGTGAACGGTGCTGGTGCTGGTCAGCACGTCGCCGGCACGTACCGGCGCGCCGAACTCGATGTCCTTGCCGGCGTCGAAGCCGCTGCGGCCGAAGTTGGGCATATTGCGCGGCCAGAAATGCTGGCCGCGCAGCGACACCACGAACGTCGGCGAGGCAATCAGCTCGGCGTCATCGGCGGTGGTGTAGCGCGGGTTGGTCTCGCCCGCCGCGGCGGCGTACTCGCGTATGCGCTCGGCCGCCACCGGCGGGTGGACGGTGTGATCGTACTCGCTGCCGATGATGGAACGATCGAATTCCAGTGCCATGGCCGTTGCCCGTATATCGTAATTGCTGCCAGTGCCTCGGCGGTGGCTGCCGCCGCTCACGAGGCGGCGCGCTGGGCCGGTTGGGCGCGGAAGTCAACCGGCCGGTAAGAGCCTTCGCGCAACTCGGTGACAAGATCCTCGACAGTGCCGATGGTGCGCTCGAATTCGGTGGCGCAGATGCCGATGAAGCTAACCAGATGTGAGTCGCTGCCGCCGCAGGCTTTGTAGCCGTAACGCTCGATCAAAGCCTGCACCCGCTCGTCCTCCCCGCGCCGGCTGCCGCCGTTGAGGGCTTCGACCGCCACTACGCCATCGAGCGGCGGCTTGCTTTGGTAGTGCTCGCACAGACCCACAGTCGGCCGGCCGGGATGACACGGCAGGGCAATCCCACCCATTTCGGTCAGCGCCGGAATCAACTGCCGCGCGCTCAGCCGAACGTCGGTGAAGTCGAAACGCCGGGTGATGTCGGGGTTGACGCCGTAGACCAGCACGTGGCCGTAATCGGTCTCCACCTCGGCGCCGCGTAGGATCAGGAAGCCGTAACGGTCTTCGAGGTGGCGGTAGTCGGCGTGGGCGTCCCACTGGCGGTGTTCGGTGAGCACGATGCCGTCGATCGGCACCTCGGCGCGCTTGCGCTGCAGCCACTTGAGGTAGGTTTCCACCGGGGCGCGGCTGTCTTCGGAGGCTTCGGAATGGCAGTGCAGATCGAGGATCATGGCGGAAGCAATCAGCCCTCGGCCGGTTGGAACTTCGGCAGCGCGATCTCCGGTGTCAGGTCGTCGAAGACTACTTGCACCGGCATGCCGATGCTTACCTGCTCCGGGGCGCAACCGACGATGTTGGTCAGCAAGCGCACGCCTTGGTCGAGTTCGACGTAGGCCAGGACGTACGGCAGCGACTCGCGGAAGCCGGGGGCCTGGTTCTGATAGGTCACGGTATAGGTGTACACGCTGCCCCGTCCTGACGAAAGTACCCAATCGGTGCGGTCGCTCAGGCACTGCGGGCAGAGCGCGCGCGGGTAATAGCGAAAGCGGCCGCAGTCGCGACAGCGCTGAAGGTAGAGCTCGTGCCGCCGGCACGCTTCCCAGAATCCCTTGGACTCCTCGTCAACCCGGGGCAACGGTTTTGCTGACTTGGCCTCGGCCATCAGATCCTCGGTCCCTGAGCGTTTCGGTTCACGTACGGCCCTGGTGCCATCTTGCCATCTCTCACGCACTCGCCAGCACCAGGGTGGCGCCGCTGTGGCGCAGGCCGAGCATGCCGCCGGTGCCATGGCAGAGCGCAATCCGGCAGTTGTTCACTTGGCGCGGGCCGCACTCGCCGCGCAGCTGCTTGACGGCTTCGATCACCAAAAAGATGCCGCGCATACCGGGATGGTTCGACGACAGGCCGCCACCATCGGTGTTGATCGGCAGCGCGCCGCCGAGGCCGATGCGCCCGTTCTGTACAAACGCGCCGCCCTCGCCCTTGCGACAAAAGCCGAGATTCTCCAGCGTGGCCAGCACGGTGATGGTGAACGAGTCGTAGAGCATGCACATGTCGATGTCGCTGTGCGCGACACCGGCCATGGCCATGGCCCGCGGTCCGGACTGCTTAGCGGCCATAGCG
Proteins encoded:
- a CDS encoding acetyl-CoA C-acetyltransferase, translating into MAEAYIIGALRTAVGRRHGKLKDWHPIDLGAHLLNELIARTGTDPNLVEDVIFGCVDQVGAQAANIARNVVLSAGLPETLPATTVDRQCGSSQQALHFAAQAVMSGVHDVVIAGGVEVMSLVPIGGNAVAGHKAGYGVPYGAGMKRRYPGVKFNQFAGAEMMAQRWGLTREQLDAFGLSSHRKAARATREGRFAREIVPVTVSSDDGTVETFEQDEGIRYDASPEAMAALKPLSEIGLLTAGTSSQISDGAAAVLVANEQGLKRLGAKARARIHAMTLAADDPVMMLGAPIPATSKLLAKAGLRIGDIDLYEVNEAFASVPLAWAKELGADLDKLNVNGGAIALGHPLGCTGAKLMTSLLHELERRAGRYGLQTMCEGGGLANATLIERL
- a CDS encoding MaoC family dehydratase N-terminal domain-containing protein, which codes for MALEFDRSIIGSEYDHTVHPPVAAERIREYAAAAGETNPRYTTADDAELIASPTFVVSLRGQHFWPRNMPNFGRSGFDAGKDIEFGAPVRAGDVLTSTSTVHDIYEKTGRSGSMVFIILRTLVTNQRGELVATIDQKMMVR
- a CDS encoding PHP domain-containing protein translates to MILDLHCHSEASEDSRAPVETYLKWLQRKRAEVPIDGIVLTEHRQWDAHADYRHLEDRYGFLILRGAEVETDYGHVLVYGVNPDITRRFDFTDVRLSARQLIPALTEMGGIALPCHPGRPTVGLCEHYQSKPPLDGVVAVEALNGGSRRGEDERVQALIERYGYKACGGSDSHLVSFIGICATEFERTIGTVEDLVTELREGSYRPVDFRAQPAQRAAS
- a CDS encoding Zn-ribbon domain-containing OB-fold protein, with the translated sequence MAEAKSAKPLPRVDEESKGFWEACRRHELYLQRCRDCGRFRYYPRALCPQCLSDRTDWVLSSGRGSVYTYTVTYQNQAPGFRESLPYVLAYVELDQGVRLLTNIVGCAPEQVSIGMPVQVVFDDLTPEIALPKFQPAEG